The window AGCTCTTATGCCAATATTATAACAACCGCGGCTGATTAATTCACGCCGGGGGGGTGAGTGGCGGGGtcgccccgcccccgcgccaGCCCCGCCCCGAGCTCGTATGTCCCTACCGGCCGCCGTCGGGCGCGCCTGCGCGGTGGGGtgatggcggcggcggggctccGCGGTGTCCTCTGGCAGCGGGCGGCCGCCCGGCTGTGGGCGGCGCGGGCCGTGGtgcccgcgggggcgcgggcgggTGAGTGGGGAGACGGAAGCGGGAGGCctcggccggcggcggggcaggtGTCCTTGGGGCGGCGGGCCGGTGTCGCGGGGGGGGGCGCGACCTCCTCGGCCTGAcggcggctgccggcggggcccgCGCCCACCCTGCCTCGTTGCTCTCCCACCAGCCTCGGAGATGCCCAAGGACCTGATGCCCGGGCCCTACCCCCGGACACCGGAGGAGCGGGCAGCTGCTGCAAAGAAGTACAACATGCGGGTGGAAGACTATGAGCCCTACCCCGATGACGGCTTTGGGTGAGCTAGGGGGGtcctgtgcccctgcagccggGGAGCAGGCCAAGGCCAGCACCTCCCGGCTTGGTGgggaggtgctgcaggctggTAGTCTCTGTGGAATACCGGGAGGTGCTGTGCTGTGAGCTTAGAGCTTGGAAGGCACacatcagtgttttaaaacaggACTGAGGTGGGGGCCTGCGTGAATAAAATACTGTGTGAGAGACTTCTTATGCTGTTGTAATGCAAGGGTAAGAGGGATGAACTGAAAGCCATCTCAGGAATAAAGGTTTCAGGAGGTGTTTAAATGTTGGGAATACTTTGACATGTGCAAAATGCTAGACAACTAGGGTTCCGTATTTCTGTTAAGCTTGCATTTTCTTCCAGCTAGTGTAGTCCAAAAAGGCCACTTTGAGGAACGCTATTTGTTATGATGACTGGTATCAAGGTGATGATTGTTGTGCTAGTTGCATGTATGCATTTAGAAATGTATATACATAGGAGCTATAAAAACAAAGTAATGTTTAAGTCTTCCATTTCCATAGGTCTATCCTGTAGTGTCTCCTATGAAATGTATATAAATTAATACAGTTTTCTtgtatgtttgggtttttttgtctgtttctcaCAGGTATGGTGACTATCCCAAGCTCCCTAATAAGTCTCTTCATGAGAGAGATCCCTGGTACCAGTGGGACCAGCCGGACGTGAGGCATAACTGGGGAGAGCCGGTAGGAATGCTAGTAGCACTTTTCATTATGATTATAATGCTACTGTTACTAAATACTAACATGCATATCTTGTTAGtgctttctgtttcattctttgTGTAGTTGCCTCCCCAAGTGCAGGGGTGTGTTGCCTATGCAAGCAGGGACAGTTAGTTGGAGGGAAACTTAGGCTATGGCCAACAGGGTAGATATTTTGAAAGTGCTGAGGATTGTTAACATCTTATTACATATGGGGAGGGAGACTTTACAAACTTAAGTTTCTCTGTAGGAATAGGCAAGTCTCATCTGTTTCTTTGGCTGCTCTGACCCACTATGAGCGCTTAGTTCAGAATCATTTAGCAAAGAGGCCATCATTTGAGTAAAGTCCTTTTAGTACAGTGGAAGTAGCTATTGCTGCTTTATTACTCCAAGGTTGCTTTGGTGTAGAATACAAATAAGGAGattttctctgaagaaagttTGCAAGATATCCTTAAGAGAAATGGGTGAATAGAGCACCTATGTTAACTTTCAAAATCAAAGTTCCTCAAACGCCTTCTCAGGTCTAACTTTTCACTTAGTGCATGGTCTTTCTGTGAATGACTGCAATCTAACTGTGATTACTGAACTCAGTAATTGACTTGAGCTCTCCTTACTAAAAGTAGAGATTATGTAAGCATGTGTATGTAATATATCATAGTATAAACATACCAGAGCATTATAACGTGTACCACAGTAAAGTGCGTGTTGTAATGACTGTAGaagcacatgaaaaaaacctgtggtGATTCTGTGTTGTTCTGGTGCTTGGTACAGGAAGGCTTGTATAGGTACCCGTGCACATAGGGTTGGCAGTGAGGGACCAAGTGGAATATACTAGTGCATTCCCAGTGTTAGCACATGCCTCTGTTCAGGCAACTGACTTCTGCTCAGTCTGGCTCTCTGGGTTTGATAGCAAATGGCTCTGTGTGCAAAGGGGAAAGCTGGGGAGCTAGAGGCAGTACTTGAGCTGCAAATTAATGAGTTCTTTGCTTTCATTAATATGAAAGGAGAGTATAGGCAGAATGTGCTTGGGACTTCCCTAGGTATACTTCAAGGCAGAAGCTTAAATGCTGTTCTGCTTCAATCAGGAAGGGCATTGGCTTGCTACCAGCCCTGCTCTTGTCATGGACTAACAGTGGCAGGTGCTCTGCCTGTTTTGAGGAACCAGCTTCCAAGTGGCAGGTAGTTGCTTTTTTATTTGAGATAACACTGCTACTTCTGTTTGGGTATGTGACTGAATTTCCATAAATGAGGCTACCAATTTATATCATGCCTTTTCAACTGTGCTGGGGAACAAATCTGAGGCGGAGTGattatgtatataaataaaagcTGCTGCTATCCTATAATTAAGCATATTGCCtgctgtgtatatatataggaTGGAATTTAAAGTCCTGAGTTTTACTGTAAATggcagcttgctgtgactgtAAACCACTTATCTCTTCTGTGGCTTTATCTCCACTTGTGAGGTGGAGATGAAACAGCTTCTGGCAGTTTCACAGTGTGAATGCTGTAAAGCACTTCTTCCCTTGATAAAAGCAGCTTGAGCACTGTTGGTAGATGTGCAGCAGTATTTCCTTTGTTCTTTAGATGCACTGGGACTTTGACATGTATATTCGGAACCGTGTTGATACATCCCCTACTCCAGTTCCCTGGCATACCATGCGCAAACACTTCCTTATCTTTTTGAGTACCATGCTGATCATGTTTGGTCTTGGACAGATCTATCCGTCTTACAGGCCTGTGGTGAGTGACACCCCTGGGTAAAGGGAGGAAAAGTAGCTGTGTTTCTTGTTACTGCTGATGCCCAGAAGACTGTTTTTCCTGAAGCTGAGTGATGAGTGTGAATGCAAacccctgctgctggcaggggatGGGCCAAGGGACGTCCTGTGGCCTTATCCAGCCTGAGTTGTTCTGTTGTCtggctcggctcggctcagctCACAGGTTCTATTTCATAGTGAGCAGTTCCTGTTCACAGGGAACTAATTTCAACCTATGTTTCTTACAGTATCCCTTCTTTGGTCTAGGTATTCTCCTTTCCTGTGTGCATCTGATTGAGGGAGATGCTTTATCTCTTCTCTTGCCCTGTGTTTTTAGTTACATCTCATGATCTGGATCATTTGGAAtgtacttctgaaaaatatgtCTGAATACACAAACAGCTTTTGCAATATATTATCCTCATGCTGTGAGATGAACTTTTGGTTAAGATTAAATGCAAGACCACCTTGATGTTTCTGTTAAAGGACATGGGTTTATACAAAGAACTCCATCTCTGAATTTGCTTTCCTTGTAGTCCAATATTGCTGCTGAAATTTAAGTCGTAAATGACAAGCCTTGATTTGAGcaggggtgggatgggatgagaCATTTTCCTCTTACCCCTTCATTTGCTTGGTGAATGTAGTGGATTTGCCACTCTTTATCTCTCCTTGTAGGGACCGAAGCAATATCCCTTCAATGACCTGTAtctggagagaggaggagacccCAATAAAGAGCCACCAGTGGTGACGCACTATGAAATCTGAAAGTTGTTGAAGTGCTATGTTTCTCCTGTGTCAACTCTGCTGGGGATGGCATCTTCTCTAGTGTTCACTGTGGCATGTGTTAATGCTTGTTCTTCAATGTTCAACCACTAACTGCAGTGAAATATATTGATGATACCTACTGTGCTAGTTGTCTTCTGTTGGTTTGAGAAGGCTGAACAATGGTGAATGAAATTGGATAACCTTTGCCATTTTTCTAAACGGGCTAGTATCTGTGGGGCAAAGTTCTGAGAGCAGTCCTAGGACTGCTGCTAGTTTATGTACCCTGTGCACAAACATTCCCTAGCTAAGCCTGTTTATGTAGATGTTGCCTATTACCAAGTGGCTTACTGCAGGTGCTGCTTGGAGTTGAACTAGAGTGTCATCATTTAATGTGAAATGACAGACAGAACCGGACTGGCAAGTGCCAGTGCTTGGGGGTCTCATACCGTGTGAATAACTGTCCGTCCTTACCCGGGTTTGGTTTCCGTCTCTTCCTGGCCTAGATGCCCTTTAAGTGAAGCTTGCACAACCAGTAGGCAGCACTAGTGAGGCACAGAGCCTTGCAGTGTATAACTCGATgctgacagcagagctgtggacAGCAGTGGTGCAGAAAGGCTAATGGCCAAGTCCAGCTCTGGCCAGACCTGTTCTGCTGCGCCTGGGCTTTGGTCCAAGAGCACAGATGCCCAGGTTGCTCCTGTATGGCCGGAGCTCATCCACCAGGGTCGGAGTTACGTCTGACCCATGAAGTCCGCCTGTCTTGCTGCAAACCGCTGGTCTAGGGCCTCCTATGGCTTCATCAGCAGTTTCCTTGGGAAAGTTATACATAGAATTTTATTAGGATCTTAGATTTTTCCAGCTTCACTCTTCCCTTAACATAAGTTTTTCCCCTTGTTACTGGAGGAGACAGTACTTTCGGTACTGATTTACAGTGAAAGTTCTCTCAGCTCCGCAGTGCCATGTCTTAGACTCCGCTGGCTGGCTGCAGGAGTGGGTGATCACAGAAGGCGAAGGGCTTGGGCTCTTCTGGGTGCTGCCTATAAACTGgatgctgtgctctgctctcAATGCTCTGTCATGACTCATAGTTTTGCGCTTTGAGATGCAGGTATTTGAAGACAGTGATTCATGATTTTTCAATCTGTAAAGATTTTTAACCCCAGATTCTAGAGGACAGTTAGCTTTATCTCAGTGTAGGTGTTTCTAAAGGGTCTGTGTTCAAGGGAATTATATGACTGAATGCTAGGAcataaaaatgtgtatgtgtaAATAAAACTAACTTCTTTGGAGGTGCTGGACAATCACCATTCCTATGGGCTTTTGTAAGCTGTCAGCTTTTCTTCTAGTTACAGAAatgcttgcttttaaataagACAATGATGTTTTACCACAGAaggatttttaaagtatttttttgagCTGTGGGGACCTTGAAACTCAATTCTGTTACAAAGTGTTATGGAGGGGAAAACTCCTTAGGGATACTTGAGTAAGAATTACCATTTCAGAGCAGTTATGTGACAGCACTATATACAATGTTGTGAGAGTTGTAAGAGTCTtcaagtaaaatgaaaatgatcAAAGCAGTAATAGGAACCTTATCTTGGTGTATGTACAATAATAATGCAGCAGTTGCACAGAGGCAGGTTGGGGCCTATCCAGCGTATTGTGCAGCATACCACAcagctgccctgccctgcccctgcagtgtttgctgcctcctcctttGGGGAGTTTCACACCCAGCCTGTATCTAACTGGTAACTTaatgatgtttttcttcatggGGAAGGCATAATGGGTTGGGCAGAGAATATGGCTCAGAAATCCTTAAAAGTGGGGTTTGTAGTGTAGGCAAATTTTCTCAAAACAAGAAAGAGGTGAGGGAAGGAGGTCTGGgcccttctgcatttttttttttttcccctggcaaCTAAAATGCTTTTAGGAAAATCTATACCTAAGCTGTGTGCCTTTCCCTTCTGCATGCCCTCTCAGGAAGGCTTAAATCTGTAGCTGAGGCAAAGCTCTTCTGAGGGGGGTGACTTCAGAGGCAGCAGACCCCAGCTCCAGCTATGGTGCTTCTTGGCCTACAGCATGAACCATTTTGGACTAGTGGATGGAGCAAATTCaagtatctttaaaaacagaaaaggtgcCTGAGAGCCTCTTGGCTTGGGAGCCCCGTGCTGAGCCCCGGTTGCTGCTGAGGCCCCCGGTCGTGGTGCCATGGCTGAGGGAGAGGCACCCCGAACCTGGCCAGCAGGGACTGAAAGCAGCacccttctcccccctccccgctttCGAGACACATCTGCAGGGCGGTAGTGGCCAAACCCCACAAGGGGACGGGCTCCCGCACCCTTGTCGGCGGTGACGGCTCCCGCCCTGCCCAGCAGCCGCCGTGTCGCCGGCGGAACCACAGCGGTGAGGGTGCCCGCCGCCCGCTGAGGCTGGCGCAGGCGCGGcgaggcgggcggcgcgcgcTCCCTCCGGCGCCTCAGGGGCGGGGTCACGGGTGGAGCTTCGCGGGCGGGGCCTTTTCGGCTCCCGGCGGCCACCGTCGTGAGGGCTCAGCAGCGGGAGCCGTTCGGGCTtgggccggcggcgcggcggggacGGCCAGCGAGCCGGTAagggccgccgcccgcctccccctccctccttc is drawn from Gavia stellata isolate bGavSte3 chromosome 9, bGavSte3.hap2, whole genome shotgun sequence and contains these coding sequences:
- the NDUFB8 gene encoding NADH dehydrogenase [ubiquinone] 1 beta subcomplex subunit 8, mitochondrial gives rise to the protein MPKDLMPGPYPRTPEERAAAAKKYNMRVEDYEPYPDDGFGYGDYPKLPNKSLHERDPWYQWDQPDVRHNWGEPMHWDFDMYIRNRVDTSPTPVPWHTMRKHFLIFLSTMLIMFGLGQIYPSYRPVGPKQYPFNDLYLERGGDPNKEPPVVTHYEI